The Ascaphus truei isolate aAscTru1 chromosome 11, aAscTru1.hap1, whole genome shotgun sequence genome includes a window with the following:
- the NPW gene encoding neuropeptide W — protein MTGWLFLGSLLLVAPQPGAPWYKHAASPRYHTVGRASGLLIGVRRSPYLWRRDLRGDTLQGAAGGTGDLSGLWGGVDTEELLHPDPGEEERNLGEVEERNPRKEQRRQDKEMNLQDKERNLQDKEMNLQDKDRNLQDKERNLQEPGKEDRNSLKEQRRQNKERNLQDKEMNLQEPGKEDRNSWKEQRRQNKERNLQDKDRNLQNKERNLQETEEERRLPELQEERRLHLQEQSRRTQSQLWERQPRTETPARDTQPYPALSGIPELLTCEDFKLSSYRVLCEAGLHFLSLSHLRPRRQRPGVEEPVSSL, from the exons ATGACCGGGTGGTTGTTCCTGGGCTCCCTGCTCCTTGTTGCCCCCCAGCCTGGAGCCCCCTGGTATAAACACGCTGCCAGCCCCCGGTACCACACGGTGGGCAGAGCCTCGGGACTCCTGATTGGGGTCCGGCGCTCCCCCTACCTGTGGCGGAGGGACCTGAGGGGAGACACCCTGCAGGGGGCAGCCGGGGGCACAGGGGACCTCTCTGGGCTGTGGGGAGGGGTAGACACAGAGGAACTACTGCACCCGGacccaggggaggaggagaggaaccTGGGAGAAGTGGAGGAGAGGAACCCAAGGAAGGAACAAAGGAGGCAGGACAAGGAGATGAACCTGCAGGACAAGGAGAGGAACCTGCAGGACAAGGAGATGAACCTGCAGGACAAGGACAGGAACCTGCAGGACAAGGAGAGGAACCTACAGGAGCCGGGGAAGGAAGACAGGAACTCATTGAAGGAACAAAGGAGGCAGAACAAGGAGAGGAACCTGCAGGACAAGGAGATGAACCTGCAGGAGCCGGGGAAGGAAGACAGGAACTCATGGAAGGAACAAAGGAGGCAGAACAAGGAGAGGAACCTGCAGGACAAGGACAGGAACCTGCAGAACAAGGAGAGGAACCTgcaggagacagaggaggagaggaggctgCCTGAGTTACAAGAGGAGAGGAGGCTGCACCTACAGGAGCAGAGCAGGAGGACGCAGTCCCAGCTGTGGGAAAGGCAGCCCAGGACAGAGACTCCAGCAAGGGACACCCAG CCTTACCCAGCCCTCTCCGGGATCCCTGAGCTGCTCACCTGTGAAGACTTCAAGTTGAGTTCCTACAGAGTTCTCTGCGAAGCCGGACTTCATTTcttgtctctctcacacctccgaCCCAGAAGACAGAGACCTGGAGTAGAAGAACCGGTCTCTTCCCTTTAA